The sequence TAATGATAATGGGAGAGGGGGTTCAAAGAGTCATTCATCAGTTAGTAATTATAACaccaaagggaaagaaaaagttggAGAAAGGTCCAACATTAAATCCTTTTTTGCTCCAAGAACAATTCCTGGTTCTCAATCATCCATAAAATCTTCTTTGGCCTCAAAGCAAATGGTTGAGAAGGCAAGAATGAATTTTGCAAGGTGGTGGTACCATGCTAATATACCTTTCCATGTAGCTCGCTCTGTGTATTATCAAGAAGCTATAGATAGTATAGCAGCTATTGGGCCTGGTTTTAAGGGACCTTCTTATCATGACTTGAGGGGTTCTttattacaaaaacatgtgtgTGAAATGAATGATTATCTCTTAGATGTGAAAAATCATTGGAAAGTTTATGGATGTTCAATAATGTCAGATGGGTGGACAAATTAAAGGAACACTccaatcattaattttttagtgtatTGTCCAAAAGGTACTATGTTTCTTAAATCCCTTAATGTGTCAGGCCTAACAAGGGATGCAGATACATTGTTTAAGTTGTTTGATAAAGTTGTTCAAGAAGTTGGGGTTGAGAACATTGTGTAGTTCGTTATAGATAATGATTTTGCTTACAAGTCTGCAGGAAAGAAGCTAATGCAGAAATATGGGTTATTCTATTGGTCTCCTTGTGCAGCCTATTGCATTGATTTAATGTTGGAAAAATTTTCAGATAGGAGATACTTTCCTATCATTCATGAAACCATTCAAAAGGCTAAAAAGATTACCAAATTCATATAcaaccatggcaaggttttatCTTTGATGAGAAGTGACTTCACTAATGGTAGGGATTTGGTTCGTCCAGCCATCACAAGGTTTTCAACTGAGTTTTTAAGTCTTCAATGCTTGACTAAGTTTAAGAAAGAACTTAGGCAAATGTTTACTTGTGATCAATGGGTTGAATCGCGATATGCTAGAGATGTCATGGGAAAGATGGTGGCTGCACTTGTTTTGGAAGATAAAGAATTTTGGTTACAATGTCAACAAATAGTGAAGATTAGTGAGCCTTTGGTTAGAGTACTTCGTCTTGTAGATGGGGATGAAAAACCATCAATGGGATACTTGTATGAGGCAATGGATAAAGCAAAGGAGAATATAAAAGCAAGGTTGAAGAATAAAATTTCTGCATATATACCATTTACTAGTGTCATTGATGCCAGGTGGGATAAACAACTTCATAGTCCATTACATGCAGCAGGTTGTTATCTTAACCCTGGAATTTTCTTTAGGCCTTCgtttaagaacaaaaagaaattacaaaaggcCTACTTAGTACCATTACAAGGTTGGTTCCTGATCCTGATGAGCAAGATAGTCTTAGTTCTCAAATTGAAGCATACAAAAAGGCTTTAGGTGACTTTGGAATGCCTATGGCAATTCGTCAACGTGAAAAACTAAATCTAGGTATACTATAtgtatcaatatatatatatatttcatttgaaaGTTTGTTATTTGCTTTGTACTAAattaatactttcttttattttggaaGTTGCTTGGTGGGAGCAATTTGGAAATGACACTCCAGAATTACAAAAGTTTGCAATT comes from Castanea sativa cultivar Marrone di Chiusa Pesio chromosome 3, ASM4071231v1 and encodes:
- the LOC142628698 gene encoding uncharacterized protein LOC142628698 codes for the protein MTENQSSVAFGPVVRSEDPAWAYGRAVPDVKNNTQCIFCSKMIRGGGGGITRLKYHLAGIKGDVEVYRKVSEDVKWQMKQLLEDLKKSKKKKRRISKQIANPYDLEEEDDDDDHDEGNNDNGRGGSKSHSSVSNYNTKGKEKVGERSNIKSFFAPRTIPGSQSSIKSSLASKQMVEKARMNFARWWYHANIPFHVARSVYYQEAIDSIAAIGPGKKLMQKYGLFYWSPCAAYCIDLMLEKFSDRRYFPIIHETIQKAKKITKFIYNHGKVLSLMRSDFTNGRDLVRPAITRFSTEFLSLQCLTKFKKELRQMFTCDQWVESRYARDVMGKMVAALVLEDKEFWLQCQQIVKISEPLVRVLRLVDGDEKPSMGYLYEAMDKAKENIKARLKNKISAYIPFTSVIDARWDKQLHSPLHAAEQKEITKGLLSTITRLVPDPDEQDSLSSQIEAYKKALGDFGMPMAIRQREKLNLVAWWEQFGNDTPELQKFAIRVLSQCCSATGCERAWSTFEFIHSKRRNRLDHKRLNDLVFVRYNLLLRERNIRRTKDYLDPISLDNIDLVEDWVAEESEFSLLTEEDVNWASIEEPLATMNLEDNDNDDDDVVVLDEDNGDDDVVLTNANTHVYYGPDVDPFDG